One window of the Corvus moneduloides isolate bCorMon1 unplaced genomic scaffold, bCorMon1.pri scaffold_102_arrow_ctg1, whole genome shotgun sequence genome contains the following:
- the ARHGEF10L gene encoding rho guanine nucleotide exchange factor 10-like protein isoform X5, with product MASAPPAAGCAPDPPSPPGTEELGQAFDFEDSEEEEEEEDSGADPGADPGADPGADPGADPGAAVVLQAPPRRRRAPGSDGLGPETQEGLPARVSNGEAGGDSHIRNRTWKRESICRGERFSFPEVEPEVIYDDVPCEGLEAEPDGPGPIRGDGAQPEPEPELGWSSSDFESYSDGESGDESRREAEPAKQRAAFQPKMSQLMRAARSGTKDGLEKTRMAVMRKVTFLQRRENPGDGERRRRAAEAERPPRSRRGSRLSPELRRGGDSEDEDTGFLEVTVSDAKHPPPELGPMPDGLSPQQVVRRHILGSIVQSERSYVDSLKRILQDYRKPLLEMEPKVLSARKCQLVFFRLKEILQCHSMFQIALASRVAEWDSAEKIGDLFVASFSKSMVLDVYSDYVNNFTTAMALIKKACLTKPAFLDFLKKRQMASADRVTLYGLMVKPIQRFPQFILLLQDMLKNTPRGHADRLALQLALTELETLAEKLNEQKRVADQVAEMQQLSRSIGERSSLSKLLSSGQRQLLLCETLTETVYGDRGQLIKSKERKVFLLNDLLVCANINFKVGKPPGIAPKPSEPLFFPPGRPVPAGGQLEISSLVPLGPKYVLKWSTALPQVQVVEVGQDSGACDKDAAPGPGSRRHAPAGQPAHNKVYLGPPRLFQELQDLQKDLAVVEQITLLVSTLHGTYQNLNMTVAQDWCLALQRMMKVKEEEIHSANKCRLRLLLPGKPDKSGRPISVMVVFITPSPLSKISWVNRLHLAKIGLREENQPGWLCPDEDKRSKAPFWCPILSCHIPAFSSKALDLQLGAAVHNPVHSSLLGFSAVSTSLPQGFLWVGGGQEGAGGQVEIFSLNRSVPRTVKSFPVPAPVLCMEFIPEPHPEDPAEPGMAPDPAPTPPHPTVCLGLQDGSLLVYGSVDSGTPCLLSCKIPGMLPILCLRHSPEFLFAGLQDGSVAAFPRNSGGLWDADSPPRLLQVGSGPVRALLALEESLWASSDNVVTVLGTAELQSQQRFEAHPEAAVTRMVRAGSGVWMAFAAGSSIRLFHTETLEHLQEINVATRTTLLLPGQKLVRVTSLLLCQGSLWVGTDLGIIVLLPVPRLEGIPKITGKGMVSLNGHAGPVQFLALALSTLAPDALRAEQDEDEEAEEEKSPDPEGLPPREMRKKGILLQYRLRSTSHLPGQLLSVREAPPGAPGHAEEDGSIYELADDPDVWVRSRPCSRDSPRKEISSVAIVSGGRGYRDFRAESARRSGAADSSLLIWQLPLAL from the exons ATGGCCTCGGCCCCGCCCGCAGCAG GATGTGCCCCggatccccccagccccccgggCACGGAGGAGCTGGGCCAGGCCTTCGACTTCGAGGacagtgaggaggaggaggaggaggaggattcGGGAGCCGATCCCGGAGCCGATCCCGGAGCTGATCCCGGAGCCGATCCCGGAGCCGATCCCGGTGCTGCCGTGGTTCTCCAGGCGCCCCCGCGCCGGCGACGCGCGCCCGGCTCCG ACGGGCTGGGCCCGGAGACCCAGGAAGG GCTCCCGGCGCGGGTGAGCAATGGAGAGGCCGGAGGAGATTCCCACATCCGGAACCGCACCTGGAAGAGGGAGAGCATCTGCCGAG GGGAGCGTTTCTCCTTCCCGGAGGTGGAGCCCGAGGTCATCTACGACGACGTTCCCTGCGAGGGGCTGGAGGCGGAGCCGGACG GGCCGGGGCCGATCCGCGGGGACGGAGCgcagccggagccggagccggagctgggctggagctccAGCGACTTCGAGAGCTACAGCGACGGAGAGTCCGGAGACGAATCCCGGCGGGAAGCGGAGCCGGCCAAGCAGCGCGCGGCCTTCCAGCCCAAG atgTCGCAGCTGATGcgggcggcgcggagcggcACCAAGGACGGGCTGGAGAAGACGCGGATGGCGGTGATGAGGAAGGTGACGTTCCTGCAGCGCCGGGAAAACCCAG GGGACGGGGAGCGCAGGAGGAGGGCGGCCGAGGCGGAGAggccgccgcgctcccgccgcggcTCCCGGCTTTCCCCGGAGCTCCGGAGGGGAG GGGACTCGGAGGACGAGGACACCGGATTCCTGGAGGTCACCGTGTCGGACGCCAAGCACCCCCCGCCCGAGCTGGGCCCCATGCCCGAcgggctgagcccccagcaG GTGGTGCGCCGGCACATCCTGGGCTCCATCGTGCAGAGCGAGCGGAGCTACGTGGATTCCCTGAAGCGCATCCTGCAG GATTACCGGAAGCCGCTGCTGGAGATGGAGCCCAAGGTGCTGAGCGCCCGCAAGTGCCAGCTGGTGTTCTTCCGGCTGAAGGAGATCCTGCAGTGCCACTCCATGTTCCAGATCGCCCTCGCCTCCCGCGTGGCCGAGTGGGACTCGGCCGAGAAGATCGGGGATCTCTTCGTGGCCTCG TTCTCCAAGTCCATGGTGCTGGACGTCTACAGCGACTACGTCAACAACTTCACCACGGCCATGGCCCTCATCAAGAAGGCCTGTCTGACCAAGCCCGCCTTCCTCGACTTCCTCAAG AAGCGGCAGATGGCCAGCGCCGACCGCGTCACGCTCTACGGGCTGATGGTGAAGCCCATCCAGAGGTTCCCTCAGttcatcctcctcctgcag GACATGCTGAAGAACACCCCGCGCGGCCACGCCGACCGGCTGGCGCTGCAGCTGGCGCTCACCGAGCTGGAGACGCTGGCCGAGAAGCTCAACGAGCAGAAGCGCGTGGCCGACCAAGTGGCCGagatgcagcagctcagccgGAGCATCGGCGAGCgcagcagcctcagcaag ctgctgagctcGGGCCAgcggcagctgctgctgtgcgAGACGCTGACCGAGACGGTGTACGGCGACCGCGGGCAGCTCATCAAGTCCAAGGAGCGCAAGGTGTTCCTGCTCAACGACCTCCTGGTGTGCGCCAACATCAACTTCAA GGTGGGAAAACCTCCCGGGATTGCCCCAAAGCCCTCTGaacccctctttttcccccctggcAGGCCGGTGCCCGCAGG AGGCCAGCTGGAAATCAGCAGCCTGGTGCCCCTGGGCCCCAAGTACGTGCTGAAGTGGAGCACGGCCCTGCCGCAGGTGCAGGTGGTGGAGGTGGGGCAGGACAGCGGCGCCTGCGACAAGGACGCGGCGCCCGGGCCCGGCAGCCGCAGGCACGCGCCCGCCGGCCAGCCCGCCCACA ATAAGGTCTACCTGGGCCCTCCGCGGctcttccaggagctgcaggacctgCAGAAGGACCTGGCGGTGGTGGAGCAGATCACGCTGCTCGTCAGCACCTTGCACGGCACCTACCAG AACCTGAACATGACGGTGGCGCAGGACTGgtgcctggccctgcagaggatGATGAaggtgaaggaggaggagatcCACTCGGCCAACAAGTGCCGcctgcggctgctgctgcccggcAAGCCGGACAA gtCCGGGCGCCCCATCAGCGTCATGGTGGTGTTcatcacccccagccccctgagcAAGATCTCCTGGGTGAACCGGCTGCACCTGGCCAAGATCGGCCTCC GGGAGGAGAACCAGCCGGGCTGGCTCTGTCCCGACGAGGACAAGAGGAGCAAAGCTCCCTTCTGGTGTCCCATCCTGTCCTGCCACATTCCCGCCTTTTCCTCCAAAGCCTTGGATCTGCAG CTCGGAGCCGCCGTCCACAATCCCGTCCATTCCTCGCTCCTGGGATTCTCGGCCGtcagcacctccctgccccagggcttCCTCTGG GTGGGAGGAGGCCAGGAGGGCGCGGGGGGGCAGGTGGAGATCTTCTCCCTGAACCGCTCCGTGCCCCGCACCGTCAAATCCTTCCCGGTGCCCGCCCCGGTGCTGTGCATGGAATTCATCCCGGAGCCGCATCCCGAGGATCCCGCGGAGCCGGGAATGGCCCCGGATCCGGCCCCGACCCCCCCGCACCCCACCGtgtgcctggggctgcaggacGGGAG CCTCCTGGTGTACGGCAGCGTGGACTCGGGAACGCCGTGCCTGCTGAGCTGCAAAATCCCGGGAATGCTGCCCATCCTGTGCCTGCGGCACAGCCCCGAGTTCCTGTTCGCGGGGCTGCAGGACGGCAGCGTGGCCGCCTTTCCCAGGAATAGCG GGGGTTTATGGGATGCCGACTCCCCGCCGCggctgctccaggtgggatcgggGCCGGTGCGGGCGCTGCTGGCGCTGGAGGAGTCGCTCTGGGCCAGCTCCGACAACGTCGTCACCGTGCTGGGAACGGCcgagctgcagagccag CAAAGGTTCGAGGCGCACCCGGAGGCGGCGGTGACGCGCATGGTGCGCGCCGGCAGCGGCGTGTGGATGGCCTTCGCCGCCGGCTCCTCCATCCGCCTCTTCCACACCGAGACCCTGGAGCACCTGCAGGAGATCAACGTGGCCACGCGCACcacgctgctgctgcccg GGCAGAAGCTCGTGCGCGTCACCagcctcctgctgtgccagggctccctCTGGGTGGGGACGGATCTGGGAATCATCGTCCTGCTCCCGGTGCCACGCCTGGAGGGCATCCCGAAAATCACCG GGAAGGGCATGGTGTCCCTGAACGGCCACGCCGGCCCCGTGCAGTTCCTGGCGCTGGCTCTGAGCACTTTGGCCCCCGACGCCCTCCGGGCCGAGcaggacgaggacgaggaggcCGAGGAGGAGAAATCCCCGGATCCGGAGGGGCTCCCGCCCCGGGAAATGcggaaaaaagggattttgttACAATACCGGCTGCGCTCCACGTCCCACCTGCCCGGGCAGCTGCTCTCCGTGCGGGAAGCGCCGCCGGGAGCGCCGGGACACGCCGAGGAGGACGGATCCATCTACGAGCTGGCCGACGATCCCGACGTTTGGGTGCGGAGCCGGCCCTGCTCCCGGGATTCGCCCCGCAAGGAAATCTCCTCCGTGGCCATCGTCTCCGGAGGCCGCGGCTACCGGGATTTCCGGGCGGAATCCGCGCGCCGCTCCGGAGCCGCCGACAGCTCCCTGCTCATCTGGCAGCTCCCGCTGGCGCTGTGA
- the ARHGEF10L gene encoding rho guanine nucleotide exchange factor 10-like protein isoform X1, producing the protein MASAPPAAGCAPDPPSPPGTEELGQAFDFEDSEEEEEEEDSGADPGADPGADPGADPGADPGAAVVLQAPPRRRRAPGSDGLGPETQEGLPARVSNGEAGGDSHIRNRTWKRESICRGERFSFPEVEPEVIYDDVPCEGLEAEPDGPGPIRGDGAQPEPEPELGWSSSDFESYSDGESGDESRREAEPAKQRAAFQPKLSPDLRKLRQKCARTKRDLLALRVGGKEMHELKHKCDWKMSQLMRAARSGTKDGLEKTRMAVMRKVTFLQRRENPGDGERRRRAAEAERPPRSRRGSRLSPELRRGGDSEDEDTGFLEVTVSDAKHPPPELGPMPDGLSPQQVVRRHILGSIVQSERSYVDSLKRILQDYRKPLLEMEPKVLSARKCQLVFFRLKEILQCHSMFQIALASRVAEWDSAEKIGDLFVASFSKSMVLDVYSDYVNNFTTAMALIKKACLTKPAFLDFLKKRQMASADRVTLYGLMVKPIQRFPQFILLLQDMLKNTPRGHADRLALQLALTELETLAEKLNEQKRVADQVAEMQQLSRSIGERSSLSKLLSSGQRQLLLCETLTETVYGDRGQLIKSKERKVFLLNDLLVCANINFKVGKPPGIAPKPSEPLFFPPGRPVPAGGQLEISSLVPLGPKYVLKWSTALPQVQVVEVGQDSGACDKDAAPGPGSRRHAPAGQPAHNKVYLGPPRLFQELQDLQKDLAVVEQITLLVSTLHGTYQNLNMTVAQDWCLALQRMMKVKEEEIHSANKCRLRLLLPGKPDKSGRPISVMVVFITPSPLSKISWVNRLHLAKIGLREENQPGWLCPDEDKRSKAPFWCPILSCHIPAFSSKALDLQLGAAVHNPVHSSLLGFSAVSTSLPQGFLWVGGGQEGAGGQVEIFSLNRSVPRTVKSFPVPAPVLCMEFIPEPHPEDPAEPGMAPDPAPTPPHPTVCLGLQDGSLLVYGSVDSGTPCLLSCKIPGMLPILCLRHSPEFLFAGLQDGSVAAFPRNSGGLWDADSPPRLLQVGSGPVRALLALEESLWASSDNVVTVLGTAELQSQQRFEAHPEAAVTRMVRAGSGVWMAFAAGSSIRLFHTETLEHLQEINVATRTTLLLPGQKLVRVTSLLLCQGSLWVGTDLGIIVLLPVPRLEGIPKITGKGMVSLNGHAGPVQFLALALSTLAPDALRAEQDEDEEAEEEKSPDPEGLPPREMRKKGILLQYRLRSTSHLPGQLLSVREAPPGAPGHAEEDGSIYELADDPDVWVRSRPCSRDSPRKEISSVAIVSGGRGYRDFRAESARRSGAADSSLLIWQLPLAL; encoded by the exons ATGGCCTCGGCCCCGCCCGCAGCAG GATGTGCCCCggatccccccagccccccgggCACGGAGGAGCTGGGCCAGGCCTTCGACTTCGAGGacagtgaggaggaggaggaggaggaggattcGGGAGCCGATCCCGGAGCCGATCCCGGAGCTGATCCCGGAGCCGATCCCGGAGCCGATCCCGGTGCTGCCGTGGTTCTCCAGGCGCCCCCGCGCCGGCGACGCGCGCCCGGCTCCG ACGGGCTGGGCCCGGAGACCCAGGAAGG GCTCCCGGCGCGGGTGAGCAATGGAGAGGCCGGAGGAGATTCCCACATCCGGAACCGCACCTGGAAGAGGGAGAGCATCTGCCGAG GGGAGCGTTTCTCCTTCCCGGAGGTGGAGCCCGAGGTCATCTACGACGACGTTCCCTGCGAGGGGCTGGAGGCGGAGCCGGACG GGCCGGGGCCGATCCGCGGGGACGGAGCgcagccggagccggagccggagctgggctggagctccAGCGACTTCGAGAGCTACAGCGACGGAGAGTCCGGAGACGAATCCCGGCGGGAAGCGGAGCCGGCCAAGCAGCGCGCGGCCTTCCAGCCCAAG CTCTCTCCGGACCTCCGTAAGCTCCGGCAGAAATGCGCCAGGACTAAGCGGGACCTCCTGGCGCTCAGAGTTGGGGGGAAGGAGATGCACGAGCTGAAGCACAAATGCGACTGGAAG atgTCGCAGCTGATGcgggcggcgcggagcggcACCAAGGACGGGCTGGAGAAGACGCGGATGGCGGTGATGAGGAAGGTGACGTTCCTGCAGCGCCGGGAAAACCCAG GGGACGGGGAGCGCAGGAGGAGGGCGGCCGAGGCGGAGAggccgccgcgctcccgccgcggcTCCCGGCTTTCCCCGGAGCTCCGGAGGGGAG GGGACTCGGAGGACGAGGACACCGGATTCCTGGAGGTCACCGTGTCGGACGCCAAGCACCCCCCGCCCGAGCTGGGCCCCATGCCCGAcgggctgagcccccagcaG GTGGTGCGCCGGCACATCCTGGGCTCCATCGTGCAGAGCGAGCGGAGCTACGTGGATTCCCTGAAGCGCATCCTGCAG GATTACCGGAAGCCGCTGCTGGAGATGGAGCCCAAGGTGCTGAGCGCCCGCAAGTGCCAGCTGGTGTTCTTCCGGCTGAAGGAGATCCTGCAGTGCCACTCCATGTTCCAGATCGCCCTCGCCTCCCGCGTGGCCGAGTGGGACTCGGCCGAGAAGATCGGGGATCTCTTCGTGGCCTCG TTCTCCAAGTCCATGGTGCTGGACGTCTACAGCGACTACGTCAACAACTTCACCACGGCCATGGCCCTCATCAAGAAGGCCTGTCTGACCAAGCCCGCCTTCCTCGACTTCCTCAAG AAGCGGCAGATGGCCAGCGCCGACCGCGTCACGCTCTACGGGCTGATGGTGAAGCCCATCCAGAGGTTCCCTCAGttcatcctcctcctgcag GACATGCTGAAGAACACCCCGCGCGGCCACGCCGACCGGCTGGCGCTGCAGCTGGCGCTCACCGAGCTGGAGACGCTGGCCGAGAAGCTCAACGAGCAGAAGCGCGTGGCCGACCAAGTGGCCGagatgcagcagctcagccgGAGCATCGGCGAGCgcagcagcctcagcaag ctgctgagctcGGGCCAgcggcagctgctgctgtgcgAGACGCTGACCGAGACGGTGTACGGCGACCGCGGGCAGCTCATCAAGTCCAAGGAGCGCAAGGTGTTCCTGCTCAACGACCTCCTGGTGTGCGCCAACATCAACTTCAA GGTGGGAAAACCTCCCGGGATTGCCCCAAAGCCCTCTGaacccctctttttcccccctggcAGGCCGGTGCCCGCAGG AGGCCAGCTGGAAATCAGCAGCCTGGTGCCCCTGGGCCCCAAGTACGTGCTGAAGTGGAGCACGGCCCTGCCGCAGGTGCAGGTGGTGGAGGTGGGGCAGGACAGCGGCGCCTGCGACAAGGACGCGGCGCCCGGGCCCGGCAGCCGCAGGCACGCGCCCGCCGGCCAGCCCGCCCACA ATAAGGTCTACCTGGGCCCTCCGCGGctcttccaggagctgcaggacctgCAGAAGGACCTGGCGGTGGTGGAGCAGATCACGCTGCTCGTCAGCACCTTGCACGGCACCTACCAG AACCTGAACATGACGGTGGCGCAGGACTGgtgcctggccctgcagaggatGATGAaggtgaaggaggaggagatcCACTCGGCCAACAAGTGCCGcctgcggctgctgctgcccggcAAGCCGGACAA gtCCGGGCGCCCCATCAGCGTCATGGTGGTGTTcatcacccccagccccctgagcAAGATCTCCTGGGTGAACCGGCTGCACCTGGCCAAGATCGGCCTCC GGGAGGAGAACCAGCCGGGCTGGCTCTGTCCCGACGAGGACAAGAGGAGCAAAGCTCCCTTCTGGTGTCCCATCCTGTCCTGCCACATTCCCGCCTTTTCCTCCAAAGCCTTGGATCTGCAG CTCGGAGCCGCCGTCCACAATCCCGTCCATTCCTCGCTCCTGGGATTCTCGGCCGtcagcacctccctgccccagggcttCCTCTGG GTGGGAGGAGGCCAGGAGGGCGCGGGGGGGCAGGTGGAGATCTTCTCCCTGAACCGCTCCGTGCCCCGCACCGTCAAATCCTTCCCGGTGCCCGCCCCGGTGCTGTGCATGGAATTCATCCCGGAGCCGCATCCCGAGGATCCCGCGGAGCCGGGAATGGCCCCGGATCCGGCCCCGACCCCCCCGCACCCCACCGtgtgcctggggctgcaggacGGGAG CCTCCTGGTGTACGGCAGCGTGGACTCGGGAACGCCGTGCCTGCTGAGCTGCAAAATCCCGGGAATGCTGCCCATCCTGTGCCTGCGGCACAGCCCCGAGTTCCTGTTCGCGGGGCTGCAGGACGGCAGCGTGGCCGCCTTTCCCAGGAATAGCG GGGGTTTATGGGATGCCGACTCCCCGCCGCggctgctccaggtgggatcgggGCCGGTGCGGGCGCTGCTGGCGCTGGAGGAGTCGCTCTGGGCCAGCTCCGACAACGTCGTCACCGTGCTGGGAACGGCcgagctgcagagccag CAAAGGTTCGAGGCGCACCCGGAGGCGGCGGTGACGCGCATGGTGCGCGCCGGCAGCGGCGTGTGGATGGCCTTCGCCGCCGGCTCCTCCATCCGCCTCTTCCACACCGAGACCCTGGAGCACCTGCAGGAGATCAACGTGGCCACGCGCACcacgctgctgctgcccg GGCAGAAGCTCGTGCGCGTCACCagcctcctgctgtgccagggctccctCTGGGTGGGGACGGATCTGGGAATCATCGTCCTGCTCCCGGTGCCACGCCTGGAGGGCATCCCGAAAATCACCG GGAAGGGCATGGTGTCCCTGAACGGCCACGCCGGCCCCGTGCAGTTCCTGGCGCTGGCTCTGAGCACTTTGGCCCCCGACGCCCTCCGGGCCGAGcaggacgaggacgaggaggcCGAGGAGGAGAAATCCCCGGATCCGGAGGGGCTCCCGCCCCGGGAAATGcggaaaaaagggattttgttACAATACCGGCTGCGCTCCACGTCCCACCTGCCCGGGCAGCTGCTCTCCGTGCGGGAAGCGCCGCCGGGAGCGCCGGGACACGCCGAGGAGGACGGATCCATCTACGAGCTGGCCGACGATCCCGACGTTTGGGTGCGGAGCCGGCCCTGCTCCCGGGATTCGCCCCGCAAGGAAATCTCCTCCGTGGCCATCGTCTCCGGAGGCCGCGGCTACCGGGATTTCCGGGCGGAATCCGCGCGCCGCTCCGGAGCCGCCGACAGCTCCCTGCTCATCTGGCAGCTCCCGCTGGCGCTGTGA